The genomic segment CTCTTGGGGAGACTCACACGACTTGGGTCGTACGCCTAGAAATTTCTAGGCGCCTCGCTGGAACACAGGAAGAGGCACAGGCCTGTGGGATCCACGCGCTGGGGGTCATTTGGGCTCAACCTGGCTGGAGGTGTATAGTGAAGGTGCGCCTGGGAGTGGTCCTCTGCGTGGTGTGCGAAGCTGAGCCACAGCTGATTTCGATTGTGGGTATGGGATATGGCTGGTGAGGTTTTGGGGATGGCTGGGCTGGCGAGGAGCTTCTCGTGGATGGTGGTGGCTCTCGGTCTAGGTAGTGCCAAGGGTGGTGGAAGGCACAAAAATGGCCTGAGCAGGGGATAAGGGTAATGGTGAAAATGGGCTAGGGTAAATGGTGAAGATAGAAtaaatattatatacatatatgtattttatatataatataaattttacTGAAACGTATAgcttatagtatatatatatactaatttttttctttttgatacATATttctgtgtatatatatatttatatattacatatatagaggtagtaaaatatatttattatattgattatatatttttttataactttttttaatatgtatataggcagtaatatatataatattaaatatagtacaatttttttgtatatatataataataataatatagtattctatatatatatgccTCTCAATGAAACCACGACCCAGGATTTTTTTTCTCTGCCCAGATTGCCACCATTTTGCTTAAACTTTACTTCAGCAGCTATAATTTGACGTAAATCCCTTTTATTTTCGGAAATGTTTGCTTGCATTTTGCTGAAGCAAAACTCTCGCAAAACCTTCAGACTCCAAAATTACTTCCAAAACACCCTGTTTCTTGCTGTCTTAACACCTGAAACaccaaaatacacataaaaccactccaaaatatcacaataaaatgaaattaaaattctaaaaattaaaactaacaataaaaataattaaaaacactcatatatatttatatatatatttgtcttttcttttcttttattggttgaatattttttttcagtgcatttttattttttctttctttgagttgctttacaaatgaatcctccaaaaaccatagcaacccaaacttcattttttttctaaggATCTTTCAAGGAAGTGAGGTTTGGTATTGCTCAACCTCGCTTCCCCCAAACTTTGCTTCTTTCCTTGTTACCTTAAATGCTCTTCCTACATGCTCATCATATAATTCCACTACGCCATTGTGAAACACCTTGCTCACTAAGAACCCACCATCACACTTTGATTTCACTAGAGATTTTTGAGAAAAAAACTCTATTCCCAACTTCCAACATTTGTGATTGAGGCTTTCTACTATGTTTCTTTTTCCTTGGTAGCTTTGGAGAATGGGGTGGTTCTTCTTCCTTACTTATCCATGGCTCCCCACCTTTCTCAATTTCTTCAAAAGGGGCCTTTTTCTTGACTCCATTGCTATACTTTCCATGCATCTTTTCAATCAACTTGAAGTTAGAAACAATTATGGCCAAACAAGCTTCAACTTCATTAGGAGAGCGTATAGGATTAAAAACCATGAATGTGACTTGGTCGTCTTGAGCTCGAATGGTGAGCTCTCCTTTTTCAACATCTATCATTGTCCTCACGGTGGCAAgaaatggtctccccaaaatgaTCGGTACATCCCTATCTTCCTCGTAGTCAAGAATAATGAAATCCGCCGGAAAAATAAACTTGTCAACTTCTACTAGGACATCTTCAATCTTTCCTGCCGGATGCACCATAGAACGGTCAGCCAATTGCAAGGTGAGTGTAGTTGGCCTTGCTTatccaattcccaacttcttaaaaacggacacgggcatcaaattaatactagctcccaaatcacaaagagctttaccAACTTCTCATCCCCCAATAGAAATTGGAATTGTGAAATTGCCCGGATCCTTCAACTTTggaggaattttattcttcaatatAGCACTACAACCTTCAGTCAAAGCAACCGTTTCAAATTCACCAATCCTCCTCTTCTTTGTCAAAATATCCTTCAAGAACTTCACATAATTAGGCATTTGTTCCAAAGCGTCCACCAACGGTATGTTGATGTGGAGTTGCTTCAAAACATCCAAAAATCTTCGGAATTGACCATCTTGTTGCTGCTTTTGAAAAAgttgaggaaatggtggaggtggcttgctcatTGGCTTCTCTGTTGCATTTTCCtgaggaattgctgcagcaatttcTTCAGGATTAGCATTTGAATTTTTCGAATTCACAGTTTTGTCTCCCTTgtccacactactttggattgaagtgggctcgttGTTTCTCTTACAATTCTCCTTAGTCAATTCCAGACTTTTACCATTCCTCAAAGTGATCGCCTTGCATTGCTCTTTACCATCTCTCCTTGGATTTTCAGTATCACTAGGCAAGGTGCCTTGTGGTCTATTCCTTAGCTCATTGGCTAGTTGCCCCATTTGAATTTCTAAGTTCCTCAAGGATGTCGCCTGGCTCTGAATCACAGCATTGttcttggccatatattctttcattaaactctccaacGAGCTTGATTTCGACACTTGAGGAGGAGGTGGTTGAGcccttggttgttgttgagaaaaccccgGTGGATGTGTAGTCTTGTTTTGCATTGGTGCTCcgcttgaactagctccttgacccccccatgaGAAGTTTCGATGCTGCCTCCACCTCGGATTGTAAGAGTTCGAGTATGGGTTATTTcggttggcattttgattccccacataACAAACTGAAGCGGGATTCAAAGGACAACTCTCAAATAcatgcccatctccacaataaacacaagatacATCGGCAACTTGTCCCATAGCAATTGGTTGTACCATTCGAAGGACAACTCTCAAATGCATGTTCTTGAAaaggttagtcattgaagaaacttgagcAGTCAAAGTTGTCAATGCATCCACTTCAAGTATACCAGCCACTTTtcgacttgttgaggctctaacattggaccattgataattgttgctagctatcctctccaaaatctcataggcttcattataggacttagagagaataaCCCCATTAGCTGAAGCATCTAACACCATACGAGTGGAAGAATTTAGCCCATTGTAGAAAGTTTCCATTTCTATACAATGCGGGATCCCATGGTGTGGACATTTCCTCAATAActccttgaatctctcccaagcttcacaaaatgattcatcttccagctgctgaaatgacataatttcattgcgaaacttggcatttttggtaggagggaagtacttcatcaagaatttttcagccaactcgttccatgtagtcaccgagtcgggaggtagggtgttgagccaagctctagcttGATCCCTCAAAGATAAAGGGAACGatttcaaccttagggcctcgtcagtcactccttgtagcttgaaagaatcgctcacctccaaaaatgaacgaagatgaaggtgaggatcctcagtaggcagcccactaaattgacccactgtttgcaacatttggaacataaCGGGCTTTAACTCGaattggggtgcttgaatttcaggTCTAACAATGCCCGGATTGAGCCCACTAAACATGGGGGCAACATACTCCCTTATGGCTCTCTCTCTATCATCATCCATAGCAATTGTGTTAGTGACATTATTAGCACCCTtaactccttcaacctcttcagccatattaaggcgattttgagcccgttgttcccttagtcttcttctacttgttctttcaatctcggggtcaataggagctagttcaatgtcttcttgctccTTCATATAGTAAATAACCTGagaaaacacaagagcaagcaaacaaagtcagctcaacaaagaaaaataaataaattgcaagtaattgattttacaagaatttctaatttcaatccccggcaacggcgccaaaaacttgttgtgataaattcaatatttgattttaaatacacaagtacacgtaatcacacaagtaatataatgataagtaaatcgtctccacagggattgcaaattagaaaaaataagcaaaacaattactaaacattttcaagaaattaaaaatcaagtgggttgtttataggctaagcaaaatattaaaaaaaaatggaaatactgaaattaaaaaatgaactgaacaagaaaattgagagaaatatatggattgcaaaatggacttgaattattgaactcccctatattattcatcctgaacaaattgcggacagattgctgcagcaatattctagcaaaactcccaggttaacaagaattcatttaaacacccataaaactttcccaaattttatgacattaattcttctacctaattaaacatattcctatgcaaaatcagatttaagaatgcaaatcaaagtttaattctcaaaagttacacaaggaaaataacatatccctatgttacttactaacataacctaacctatattatgacttgtgtcatccaagttcttcccattacatttaatattTCTAgcattaaaaataattaaataacttgccttgctggccaaacaacaacaagaaattaatataagcacacttgaatgaaccaaggagattttactaaaataaagtgcaagaaattgatagactataacatagggttcatcaacaattcaagccacctaaaaattagttcatggctgagttcacAAACATTAATCCATAATCAAAACAgaccataatattcagatttagaatccCACTctgaaattaataaaataaagtttaggaaaagaagaaagaacaaatccaaaatgatgcttgagctttctttgtttgtcctccttcttccttgttgatattctgagtttttctcctctctttttctggttttctttttaaaaaatggTCGCTGCTTTCTTCATACGGCTAAAACCCTTTTTTGTGTATATTAGGTTTTCTCCTCCCTTTCCCAAAAGTACCATAATGCCCCTTTTTCTCCAAAAACATCAATTCCTCCTTTCTCTTTTTGTCTTTTTCTCCAATATGTTGACTAATTCTTtcctcccttgccacctcagccaaaatTTCCAGCTTACTCATTAACTGCCACGCGTTCCATGTGCCCAAAAGTTGCCTGATCAAAATTCTTCtattttgctgcagcaaacctgataattcagccatcaacaacaaaattaaatcaaaatagtttcacatgttagttcattccttgtgcgaatatttatccatgaaactattacctttaacccaatagctattaaaaactaaaaaaaaaaattaaacttaattaagataatgaaaacatcaaggttagctacaaaagctaaaaataaactaacatcacccatgatttttttcacaattataagttcaaaaacacatgaaataactctttattcaagagttatcaggtACTCAATTCGAGAGTGAAttgttcaccaatttttgtgagaaaaatgggataatgaaaagcttctcctctgttgcccatccccaggaaaatggccaagtcgaagctgtgaataagactctcaagagttctatgaaaaagaaattggaagaagctaagggaaaatggcctgaggagttgccccaagtcttgtgggcatatcgaaccacagctcgcaCTTTAATAGGACATACAtatttttctctggcatatggatgcaaggccatgttaccaatcgaggtcgaagtacccactattcgtagccatgcttatgatcaagcctcgaaccaatcctagCTCAAAGTAAATctggacctaattgaagaaaggcgagatgaagctcaactgaaaaATGCAACATATCAACAGCGAGCTACCagatacttcaataaaaaggttcgggacaggaaattcagattgggagacttggtgttaaggtgtgtgttcctagctacaagggacccagCCGCTGGCGTACTCGGGCCCAATTGGGAAGAACCTTATCAAATCGAGTCAGTTATTCGACCTGGCGTCTaaaaattggcaagattaaacgaAGAGTTGGtgccacgagcatggaatggcgaacatctacgaccttactatcaatagtgtaggaatgatgtaccctgtaaccatgcttgattctgttaataaattgttcaattttaaataaaaatcattttccttttcaatatgttgtgttttttgcaaactctcttaatttaataacctatggtcacactcataggatattaaggaggCATTAGTGGTAtgtataccataagtttgaaaaataaataactcaaatatagcaTACACAAAAACAAACAAATGTCTGGAccattaacccgacataaaagttAAAAGTGTATcctaaaaataaagtgtttggatataaccaaacgtgcgagctaggataatttggacataaccagattattaaaaacagtttttggatataaccaaatgcccgagctaagataatttggacataaccagattactAAAAatagtgtttggatataaccaaatgcgctagctaagataatttggacataacaagattattaaaaataaagtgtctggataCGACTAGATACGTGAACCAATgtgatctagatataactagattgaaaatatataagtgtatggattacgaaccaaacatgacctaaataggtttagaacaaaccagctaaaatcgATCGACACAAGTGGAAAAAAAATTAACCTACTACAAGCTAAGTCGATAccgaggctggagtattttgcaacaaaagtttCAACCTCATAACTTTGGGGATGAGGAAAAGAAACTagaaaagtaagatataactaaactacctatcttacacgGCATatagtactttcgagtgcatggtaaaagtaagttccgaccttgacaaataacgagatcggacacggATATATCGAGCAAATTATACGAGAATGCATGGaaactcgagcctaaatccaacatgtgtttgtatgaataaacaaacataaaagaaaacttttaatataaattgcttaaaatatttcgatcagagagatgtaaagcaaaaatattaaagtaaagacgAACATGGTATTAAAAATATCGAAAGTAAATAGCTCGTTTATGAGCTGTAAATAgtttttgccccaagggcatgaaaaacaaaagctataaactattacaaaagtttcagagggacgcagcccatgatcaGGATTTAGGAGGCAGGAgcaccctccttagccttctcagcatcctcccgaGCAACTTCCTCTGCCtctagccgagcttgccatttggctaGAAACTCatcctcaaaagagcctaagaAGCTTGTGTCGAGATCGGCATTGCTGGCCCAAATCCTATACATGGGCAGGTCGACTGCCCGTTCCTTCCTTtgcttaaactcttcaagaagacgagcctttgcACCCTCTATTATCTCAAAGGTGGCCTTtgtctcctcctcgagcttggcattcagcttctcaagctcctcaacacTGGAGTTCTTCTCTTTGAGTTTGGCTTTCAGTTTCTCGAGTTCAGCCTCCAGCTTTGATTTTGCAGTCTCAAACTTATTTGCGAGCTtaagttggagatccttcgactcttgagcataggacatgcttgcatgaacctcattgttcagcttataattTATCTGAGCAACTGCAGTAAGAGCCTAACACACAGACAAATCAACTTAGAGCATGCTCCGAATAAAATCACAATAAATAGCGAGGTAAGAGAAATTATCAAGGAGATGAGCTCAGTACTTTTGTCATAAAGGACATTAGAGTCCCAAGCATTGACCAGGAATTTCCATTGAGGAGCCTCGAGattgctgatgctttggcctatCTGAGACAGGATATCCGAACCAAGGGTGGCCCCGTGACTCCCGGAAGCGTTGTCGATAACATACTCATCagaatgagtagaaatcgacaacaggcgCCCCTTAGTGATCGCTGGTTTCTTCAGAGCTGAGCCGAGCGTTGAAAGGATCTTGATAGCAGGAGGCAAAGGAAGAGCATCTGCTGCAGGAATGTCGACCTAGGGAGTGGGATCCGTAGCTGGGCTCGTAACAataggagctgggggaggaggagtcacctcggtCCTTTTAGGGACCTTAGCAGGCTGGCCAGACTTTTGCGAGGCTCTCGAGCGCTTACTATGCTTGGCCCCTTCACCACTGGCGAGTATATTCTCGAGGTCGGAATCCATAGTACCTGCATGATAAATCACATTAGAAAATGATCTCAAAATGCTTAAATTAGCGTAAAGTAGACAGTTAAAAGAATTTAAGACACGTGacaaggaacctaactggaactctcccccgagctcgtgctcggcgaccaagtaattcccctatcttcagaggaggctgggggagtctcttccctatacgtggaattcaacctcgaaaggtccctatagttgtTTGTCCCGTATTGGATGACTATTCCATCTCAAACCTCATTCAGACTGTACATTGTGTCGTACTTccctagccagctatcaaacctatggaccctatcatctacccaagaccatacataaaattTGTCCCTATCATCTGGACATAAGATCAGGGTGTTGGGTTTATGCCTAAGTAAGGAAGGAGACCATAAGGCCGAGCTAAGAATGACCTTACCtttgtcactcgagctcgaggcctcgtcgttCTGGTCATTCCCTGAGCACGGACTCCTGCGACGGTGAGCTGGAGTTCGTGCTTTCGAGCTTCGCCTCGGAGGAAGCTTATCAGTTAGGAGTGGCACATTCTCCCACTGAGTGTATTTTCGGTAGATGGTATCATCCGTTGATTGGTCCCGCTCCAAGAGACTGCAAGATCGAAGCTTATCTTCGTGAAAAAGATAAGACAAGGAGCGCCTACCGTATGGAAGCTTGAGCAGGGCTTCCTTATGCTCCTTCATTGCGTTCATAGGAGTAGGACAGTGATAATTGGCTAAAGAGTCGAATACATTATGATTAGTTTGAGCCTAAGTGAAAATCGATCATGAAACGAAAGGGAATAATACACTTACGAATTTGCCTAAATGAGTAAAACTTTGAGGGAACCAGACtgtctgtccaaaagaaggccagcttgaagttggggggatggttAGGTATATCCTCGAAAATattcttctctttgggatagctcgacaggtagtagaagccatctcctccccaagctcgggaggggttgcttttcagaaaaagagatataaaatctctcttggcgaaggtccttcccacttcagttcgtggtacaACGACCTTAGGACTGACAAGACCTtgtatgaattggtctggagctggaagggcgtgagcccaacaaaatccagaaagtccttaaaaaaatacttcaagggaaatagagcccctgccttcatatgctcgcgactccaggccgcAAGCTTCAATTTATTGTCGGGGCGGCCATCGCCCGGAGCAAAGCAACTTTACTCATTGGAGGTGGGAGCTCGACATCTCAGCGAGCCTAATAATCCGAGGCCATGGCGAGCTAGGATGTCATAGATTCGTCCTAATGAAGACACCGAGCTCTAGTAATGTTCGGCCTCGAACATTTTTCCCCTGGACGTAGGAATGGAAGTAGGTTTCGAAGTGGAAGGATGGTTCTATGAATCCTCCATCAGTGTGAAACTGAGATCACCTGGCTTGAAGGCAACAGTGACTCTGAGCTTGGGGTCAAGAGGGATCGGTCTAAGTTCGGGGTATGGATCAGGATAAATTACGACCCGAagtcttttccttttcctctCCTCGACTTTGTCAATTTGGCGTCGAAAGTGAGCTTGAATGTATTCTTCCTCACACCTCAATTTGTGTTCACGAATACGTCACTGATTTCGAGTAAAGGGTAATTCAGGGCTTGGAGTCGACAGGTAGTAGGGAGT from the Humulus lupulus chromosome X, drHumLupu1.1, whole genome shotgun sequence genome contains:
- the LOC133805897 gene encoding uncharacterized protein LOC133805897; this encodes MAEEVEGVKGANNVTNTIAMDDDRERAIREASTSRKVAGILEVDALTTLTAQVSSMTNLFKNMHLRVVLRMVQPIAMGQVADVSCVYCGDGHVFESCPLNPASVCYVGNQNANRNNPYSNSYNPRWRQHRNFSWGGQGASSSGAPMQNKTTHPPGFSQQQPRAQPPPPQVSKSSSLESLMKEYMAKNNAVIQSQATSLRNLEIQMGQLANELRNRPQGTLPSDTENPRRDGKEQCKAITLRNGKSLELTKENCKRNNEPTSIQSSVDKGDKTVNSKNSNANPEEIAAAIPQENATEKPMSKPPPPFPQLFQKQQQDGQFRRFLDVLKQLHINIPLVDALEQMPNYVKFLKDILTKKRRIGEFETVALTEGCSAILKNKIPPKLKDPGNFTIPISIGG